GATTTTCATTGCCGATTGAGCAATGTCTTTGGCGCCAAGTTCGGAGTGATCCAGGAGCGCTCTGGCGGCAGAGAGTGCATAGTTTCCGCCTGAACCGATGGCCACTGCGCCGCATTCGGGCTCAAGAACATCTCCATTACCGCTTAGAATCAGTGTCTTTTCACGGTCGGCTACGATGAGCATGGCTTCAAGCTTGCGAAGCATACGGTCAGTTCGCCACTCTTTGGTAAGCTCAACCGCTGCCCGGGTGACGTTGCCACTGTAGTCTTTTAGCTTGGTCTCGAATCGTTCAAAAAGCGTAAATGCGTCAGCTGTGGAACCGGCAAATCCCGCGAGAACTTGCCCGTCGTGGAGACGGCGCAATTTGGTAGCGCTGTGCTTCATGACTGTATTGCCCAAGGTGACTTGGCCGTCGGCGGCAATGGTAACATTGGAGCCGCGTCGAACCGCGAGAATAGTAGTTGCGTGATATTGTTCCATCAGTCTTTCTCGAACGCCTTGTTTCAGACGTATTGGGTGGGATCGGCGACTTCTGCATCCTTAAAACCTTGTTGTCTTAAGATACAAGAATCACACTGGCCGCAAGCGAGCTCTCCCACCGGGTCGTAACAGGAATGGGTTAGGCCGTAATCGACACCCAAGCGTGTTCCTTCCACGATGATTTCTGCCTTGGTCAAGGTAAGGAGTGGAGCGTGCACTGTAAAGTGCCCTTTTCCTTCTACTGCCACTGCTGTGGCAAGATTTGCCATGGTTTCGAACGCGTTCACGAATTCTGGTCGGCAATCGGGGTAGCCTGAATAATCGACAGCATTGACGCCAATAAAGATGTCAAAAGCACCGAGAACCTCGGCCCAAGCAAGGGCGTAGGAAAGAAAAATCGTATTTCTAGCGGGCACATAGGTCACTGGGATGCCGTCGTTCATTTCGTCGGTATTGCGGCCCTTGGGTACCTCGATATCGTCTGTGAGGGCAGAGCCACCAAAGGCTCGAAGATCGATTTCTACAATTCGGTGTTCTCGAACGCCCTGGGCTTTGGCAACCCGGTTGGAGGCTTCAAGTTCGATGGCATGGCCTTGGCCATACCGAAAACTCATGCAGTGGGGCTCAAAACCCATATCGATGGCCATGGAGAGGACGGTGGCGGAATCAAGGCCGCCAGAGAGTAAGACAAGAGCTGGTTTTTTTACATTTGCTTCAGACATCCGCGGCTTCATAGGCCTGCCAGATGATGGTGTCAATCGGCTCTTGAAATCTCAGGGAATCCCGGTTTAGCGGGGCGGTTAGGACTTATTAGTAGCCCGAGGGTGAGCCTGGTCGTAGACCTGAAAGAGGCGTTCGGCGGTAACTTTGGTGTAGCGCTGTGTGGTGGAGAGATGGCTATGGCCGAGCAAGGTCTGAATTTCTCGCAGGTTGGCGCCTCCAGCCAGTAAATGGGTGGCGAAACTGTGACGAAGCTGGTGAGGAGAGACGTGCTGTCCA
The Deltaproteobacteria bacterium DNA segment above includes these coding regions:
- the queC gene encoding 7-cyano-7-deazaguanine synthase QueC, with the translated sequence MSEANVKKPALVLLSGGLDSATVLSMAIDMGFEPHCMSFRYGQGHAIELEASNRVAKAQGVREHRIVEIDLRAFGGSALTDDIEVPKGRNTDEMNDGIPVTYVPARNTIFLSYALAWAEVLGAFDIFIGVNAVDYSGYPDCRPEFVNAFETMANLATAVAVEGKGHFTVHAPLLTLTKAEIIVEGTRLGVDYGLTHSCYDPVGELACGQCDSCILRQQGFKDAEVADPTQYV
- the hslV gene encoding ATP-dependent protease subunit HslV encodes the protein MEQYHATTILAVRRGSNVTIAADGQVTLGNTVMKHSATKLRRLHDGQVLAGFAGSTADAFTLFERFETKLKDYSGNVTRAAVELTKEWRTDRMLRKLEAMLIVADREKTLILSGNGDVLEPECGAVAIGSGGNYALSAARALLDHSELGAKDIAQSAMKIAADLCIYTNANIIFEELGAE